Part of the Oerskovia paurometabola genome is shown below.
GCCCGAGCCGGGCGTCGTCCTGTCCCCCTCCGACGCCCCCGAGCTGTGGTCGACGGTCCGCGAGCTGGCCGACGTCGCACAGACCCGCGTGCCCGACGAGATCCGCCTGGTCGCCGACGTCAACGCGGCCGTCTCCGAGGAGACCCGCCTCCTCGGCCTGGTCGGCGGCAAGCGTCACCTGTACATCGGTGTCCCGCTGCTCCAGGCGATGAGCGTCGCGCAGATGCGATCGATCCTCGGGCACGAGCTGGGCCACTACTCCCAGCAGCACACCCGTCTCGGCGCCGTGACCTACCGGGGGCGCTCCGCGATCATGGCGACCGTCCAGGAGCTCTCGGGGAACCTCGTGGGATGGTTCCTCAAGCAGTACGCCAAGCTCTACGTCCTGGTCTCGGCCGCCGTGAGCCGCCGGCAGGAGCTCGAGGCCGACCAGATCTCGGTACGTGTGGCCGGACGCTCGACCGCGCAGTCGGCGCTTCGCGAGGTGCCGCTCGTCGACACCGCCTGGACGTTCTACGAGCGCCAGTACATCGGCCTCGGTTGGGAGAACGGGTACGCGCCCACGTCGGCCGACGTGTTCGGAGGCTTCGCACGCATCCTCGAGGCACGGGACGCCGAGCTCGCGTCGATGCGCGAAGAGACCCCCGACGAGCAGCACTCGCGCTGGGACACGCACCCGGCGATCGGTCTGCGCATCGCCGCCATGGAGAAGATGCCCGAGGGCTCTGTCACGGTCGACGAGCGGCCGGCCAGCGTTCTGGTGCCGGGCTTCGAGGAGCGCAGCGCACAGGTTGCCGGGCGGGCACTCAACATCGGCACCCGCACGGCCGTCGACTGGCAGACGCTCACCGAGCGCTCCATGCCCCAGACCGAGCAGCGCCATGCCGACCTCGTGTACCGCGGCGCGGCGCGGGTCGCGGGCCAGTCGTCGGCGGACCTCACGACGGTGCTCGAGCTCGTGCGGACCGGGCGCCTCGTCCCGCTCGTCCGGGAGTTCGTCCCCGAGGTCGCGGAGCCGGACGCCGTCGAGGCGTTCACCCCCTCGATCGAGACCCTGCTCGGGACGGCCGCCGTCCACAGCGGCGTGGGGACCTGGCGCTTGTCCTGGTCCGGACCTGCCCAGCTCGTCGGACCGGACGGTGAACCGCTCCCGCTCGAGGAGATCGGCCGCCTGGCCCTCGACCCGGCGACGGTCGACGACGCCGTCTCGCGCCTCTCGGCGCTCGGGATCGACACCGCGCGGGCCGTCCAGGTCAGCACGACGGCGACGGCACACGGGGCCGAGATCCTCGGCGGCCTGGCGAACGTCAAGGTCGACGGGGCCCAGCACGACGTGCTCGTCCTCGACACCGGGCTCGTCCTGCGCCCCTGCCCCAAGAAGTCGGACGGTGGCAAGAACCGGCTCATCGCCCTGCTGCAGTCCGGAGAGGTCGCGGACGTCGCCGCGTCCAACAGGTACCTCGCCTTCGAGGACATCCGCGAGGCCACGGTCGTCAGGGCCGGGCCGGTCCGAGCGGACCTCACGCTCCACGACGGCACGGTCGTGCGGGTGCAGGAGACCTGGTCCGGCGAGCGCCTCACCAAGGACAGCGACCAGGCGTTCCTGGCGGGCATCTACCCCTACGTCAAGGACGAGGTCCCGGCAGGTTGACGCCCTGCGCCCGCAGAGACGTTGAGTGCGGAGCAGTTGTCGCGGATCGGGCAGATGGGCGACAACTACTCCGCACTCAGCGGCAGGACACGAGCTCAGGACAGCGGCTGACGCCCCGCCCACTCGATCAGCGTGGTCCGGGGACCCGTGAAGAACGGCGTCTCCTCGCGCACGTGGCGGCGCGCCTCGGTGGCCCGCAGGTCGCGCATGAGGTCGACGATGCGGTGCAGCTCCTGGGCCTCGAAGGCCAGCAGCCACTCGTAGTCGCCGAGGGCGAAGGAAGCGACCGTGTTGGCCCGCACGTCCGCGTAGTCGCGGGCCGCGAGCCCGTGGTCGCGCAGCATGGTGCGGCGCTCGGCATCGGGTAGGAGGTACCAGTCGTACGACCGCACGAACGGGTACACGCACAGGTACGCCCCCGGCTCCTCGTGCATGAGGAACGCCGGGACGTGGCCACGGTTGAACTCGGCCGGGCGGTGCAGGGCCGCATTCGACCAGACCGGCTCGAGGTGACGGCCGAGCTCGCTCGCCCGCAGGCGCTGGTAGGCGCCCTGGACCGACTCGACGGTCGGACCGTGCCACCAGACCATGAGGTCGGCGTCGGAGCGCAGGCCCCCCAGGTCGTACCAGCCGCGGACCACGAGGTCGCCCTCGACGGCCGCCGGGTCGTCGCCGCCACCGACCGCGGCGAGAGCGGCCTCGACCATCTCGGTGCGCTCGGCGGCGTCGGCCGGCAGGGACTCGGCCAGCGCGAAGACCGACCACATCGTGTAGCGGATCGAGTCGTTGATCTGCTCGTGGTCCACGGGGACGCGGTGCGCGTCGTTCATCGTCGTGCCTCTCTGGAGTGCGTGCTCCCGGTACGTCGCCGTCCCGGGAGTCGTGCGGGTCGTCGGGTCAGCGGTGCAGGTCGGTGCTGCACAGCGCGGGGATGCCGCTGGGCTCGCCGTCGCGGCGCAGGCAGCAGTCCGGTGCGCAGACCGAGCGGAACGGCCCGAGCTCGCCGACCACGGCCTCCGTGAACTTCTCGTCGCGCGCGATGGCCGCCCGCTCGAGGACCAGGTCCACGAGGCCCTTGACGAAGGGCGCCCGGGTGCCGACGGTCCCGGCGCGCACCGCGGTGATCCCGAGGCGCGTCGCGGTCTCCATGGCCTCGGTGTCGAGGTCGTACGCGACCTCCATGTGGTCCGACACGAAGCCGATCGGCGAGAGCACGACGTTCGTGACGTCGTCGGCGGCCAGCGACTCCAGGTGGTCGTTGACGTCCGGCTCGAGCCACGGCTGAGCGGGCGGGCCAGAGCGCGAGCAGAACGTGAGGTTCCACTCGACCTCGTGACCGAGGCGGGCCGAGACCTCCTCGGCGACGACGCGGGCCAGGTCGAGGTGCTGGCGCGAGTAGGTCGCGTGCGAGATGCGCGACGCGGCCTCCATGGTCAGCGGGATCGAGTGCGTGACGAACACGAGCCGGGCCTCGCGCACGTCGCCGCCCTTGGCCGCGAGCGCCTCGTACGCCTCGAGCACGGCGTCGACGTTCGCCTGCGCGAAGCCGGGGTGGTTGAAGTACGAGCGCACCTTGTCGAACTGGATGCCGGTCGAGCCGTCGGGGCCGAGCTCGCCGCGGGCGTCGAGCGTGAGCGCGAGGTCCTCGCGGTACTGACGGCAGCCCGAGTAGGACGAGAAGGCCGAGGTCACGAGGGCAACGGCGCGCTTCGCGCCGACCTCGGCGAGCTGCTCGACGGCGTCGCGCGTGTAGGGCTCCCAGTTGCGGTTGCCCCACACGACGGGCAGGTCGATCCCGCGGTCCGCGAGCTCTTCCTCGAGCGCGGCCTTGAGGGCGAGGTTCTGCTCGTTGATGGGGCTCTTGCCGCCGAACCCGTAGTAGTGCTCGCCGACCTCCTCGAGACGTTCGTCGGGGATCCCCTTGCCGACCGTGACGTTGCGCAGGAACGGCACGACGTCCTCGGGCTTGTTGGGTCCTCCGAACGAGTAGAGGAGGAGGGCGTCGTAGGGGCGGACTTCTGCGGCAGCGGCAGGAGCGGTGCTGGTCCGTGCACCGGGTCCGGCGGCCGTCGTCTGGGGCGAGTACGAGGGCATGTCCGCATCCTCTCAGGCGTACCTGGGGGTTCTCCGCCCGAGGAGTGCGACGCCGACGTGACATTGACGGGACAGTTCGTCAGAACGTCTCTCGACCTCGCCCGGGGCGTGGGACCGCTGCCCCGCGCCTACCCCTTGACCGCTCCCCCGAGGCCCGCGCCCTGCAGGAACGTGCGCTGGAACACGAGGAACAGCAGCACCGGGATGATCGTCGAGATCGCGAGCGCCGCGAGGAACACCCCCTTGTCGGTCGTGGCCGCGATCGCGGGCAGGCGCACCGACAGCGGCTGGATCAGGGGGTCCTTGAGGACCAGGAGCGGCCACAGGAAGTCCTTCCAGCTCGCGATGATCGCGAACACCGACACCACGCCCAGGATGGGCTTGGACATGGGCAGCACGATCGACCAGAACAACCGGTAGGGCCCTGCCCCGTCGACCCGCGCGGCCTCGAAGACCTCGCGCGGCAGGTTGTCGAAGAACCGCTGCACGAGCAGCACGTTGAACGCGCTCGCGCCCGCGGGCAGCCACACGGCCCAGAAGCTGTTGATGAGCGAGGTACCCAGCAGCGGCGGGTCCAGGATCGTCAGGTAGAGCGGGACGAGCAGCACCACGGCCGGGATGAACATGGTCGACAGCACCGCGGCCTGGACCACCTTGCCGTAGCGCGGGCGCAGCACGGACAACGCGTACCCGGCCGTCGTCGCGACGACCATCTGCACGGCCCACGACCCCAGCGCGAGCCAGATCGTGTTGAAGAAGTACTTGCTGATCTGCACCTCGTTCCACGCCTTGTCGAGGTTGTCCCACGCGATGCCGTTCGGGAAGACCGCCATGGGCGTGCGCAGGATGTCCTGCGTGGGCGTGACCGCGAACTTCGCGAGCAGCAGCATGGGCCCGAGCCCCGCGACCACGAGCAGGACGAGCAGCAGGACGTGCGTCCCGCCCATCCCGAACCGCACCGAGGGGCGGCGCCAGTCCGCGACGGACACGGCGCCGCGGTCGGCCACGCCGTCCATGGCCCGACGGCGCCGCTTGCGCTCGCGCGCCGCGTCGCCCTCGCGGCGGGTCAGGTAGGCCCTCTCGGCGAGCCCTGCCATGGAGCCGCCGCCCTGGGCCGAGATCTCCACGGGCGAGGGGTACTCACCGGGCCGGGCGGCGCCGTCGGGCGTGCTGCCGGACGCTCCGGGCGGGACGGCTGCGGGACGGTCGGTGCGCGGGGTCGTCATGAGGTGCTCCAGGACCGGGTCAGGCGGAAGTACAGGGCGGAGAAGGCCGCGAGGGCGAGCGCGAGCATGAGCGACAGGGCCGTCGCCGCGCCGTAGTTGCCGCCCAGGCTGTTCGCGAACGCGTAGTTGTAGATGAGCAGCAGGATCGTGATGGTCGAGTTCGCGGGGCCGCCCCCCGTGAACAGGTACGGCTCGAGGAACACCTGCGCGGTCCCGATGATCTGCAGGATCAGCGTGATGAACAGGACCCCGCGGAGCTGGGGCATGGTCACGTGCCACACCTTGCGCCACACGCCCGCGCCGTCGACCTCGGCGGCGTCGTAGAGCTCGGGCGGGACGCTCGTCAGGGCCGCGAGGTAGATGATGATCGTGCCGCCGGCCCCGGCCCACGTGGCCGCGAGGACGAGCGACGGCATGGCCGTGGTCGCGTCCTGGAGCCAGGGGTAGGGGCCGAGTCCCACCCAGCCGAGGATCGTGTTGAACACGCCGTGGGGGCCGGCGTCGTAGAAGAACTTCCACAGCAGCACGGCCACGACGGGCGGCACGACGACCGGCAGGTACGCGAGGGCCGAGTACAGGCCCTTGTACCGCCGCACCTCGCTCATGAGCACGGCAGCCACGAGCGGGATCGGGTACCCGAAGAGCAGCGCGAGGAACGCGAAGTACGCCGTGTTCTTGACCGCGGTCCACAGCAGCGGGTCGGCGAGCACGTACCGGAAGTTGTCGAGCCCCACGAACTGGGTGTCGACGAGGTTCGTCTCCTGCACGCTCATGAGGAGCGCGCGCACGATCGGGAACCAGGAGAAGACCCCGAAGATCACGATCACGGGCAGCATGAAGACCATGTTGCTGAGCCCGCCGCCGCGCACCCAGGTCGCGGGCGACCGTCGTCGGGCGGGCTTGTCGGCCGGCGCTTCGTGGCGTCTGCGCGCCGATGCACTGGTGGCGGTCACGGAAGGTCCTTCGGGGTCGAGGAGAAGTCGAGGAGAAGAGGAGGATCACCGGTCGGTCGCCAGCGGGAGCTCGCGACCGACCGGGAGGACGAGGAGCCGGGCCGCCCGCCCGCTCTCACGAGCACCGGGTGAGCCTCCGGCGAGAGCAGCGGTGAGGTCCCGGGGTGGGGCGGGGGACGGGGCCGGGCCGTGGTGGGGCCTGGCGGGAGGCCGAGGGACGAGGCCGGATGGTAGGCCCGGCCCCGTCCTCCGCCTCACCCCACGGAGGGAATCACCCCTGGTCGAGCAGCGCCTGGGCCTGCTTGTTCGCGTCCGCCAGCAGCTTGTCGATGTCGGCGTTCTGGTCCGTCAGCACGGCCTGCACGACGGGGTCCATGAGCGCGTAGATCTCCTGCGTCTTCTGCGACGGCTCACCGACGAGGGGCAGGTCGAACATGGTGTCGGTGTACCCGGTCATCTGGTTCAGCGGGACGTTGATGTAGTCCTTGATCCATTCCTGGTTCTCGAGGTACTGCTCCTTGCTGAACATGGGGAGCACGGGCGTGCCGACGGGCTGGTCGCTCGCGACGAGCGTCTGGGCGTCCTTGACGGCGGCGTCCTGGTCGACGAGCTTGTTGAGGTAGAAGAAGTCGATCCACTTGACGGCGGCGGCCTTCTTCTCGTCGGTGGCCTTGGCGGGCATCGCGGCGAGGGTGCCGCCCGTGAGGACGCCGGCGTCGCCGCCGTCGAGGGGCAGCGCGGTGAGCCCGTAGGTCGCGGGGTCGAGCCCGTTGGACTGGACCATCGAGGTGTAGACGTCGGAGCCCGACGTGTACATGCCGACCTGTCCGGCGGCGAAGGCCTCGTTCATGGTGCCCCAGTCGAGGAGGAAGTTGCTGCCCATGGAGTTGTCCTCCCAGCGCAGCGTCTTGAGGAACTCGAGGGCTTCCTTGGTGCCGTCGTTGTCGAGCGACTCGGTGGCCGTGCCGTCGTCGGCGACGTCCTGGACGCGGCCGCCGCGCGAGTAGGTGTTGACGGTGAGCTGCCAGCCGCCGGTGTTGTTCTGCGTCATCTGGGCGTAGCCCGCGACGCCGGGGTTGGCGTCGGCGATCTTCTTGGCGTACTCGCGGACCTGGTCCCAGGAGGTGGGCGGCGAGTCGGGGTCGAGGCCTGCGGACTCGAACAGGGCGCGGTTGTAGTGGAGGCCGACGCCGTAGACGTTCTTGGCAGGGATGGCGTAGACGTGGCCGTCGGGTCCGGTGCCGGCGTCGATGATGGCGGGGTTGAACTTGTCGGCGTAGGGCAGGGTGCGGAACTGGGTGTCGAGGTCCGCGATCTGCTTGTTCTCGACGAGGGTCTTGGCGTCGGTGAACGGGATCTCGAACACGTCGGGCAGGGTGCCGCCGGCGAGCTGGGCGGCGAACGTGGTCGCCTTCCACTCGTACTCCTCGGGCACGACGTCGATGTCGGGGTTGGCGTCCTCGAACTGCTTGACCTGCTCGTTGAAGGCGTCGATGGCTTCGGGCTCGGAGCCGGGCAGGAGGGAGACGACCTTGAGGGTGGTCTTCCCGTCGGCGGACTCGTCGTCGCCCGAGCCGGAGCTCGAGCAGGCGGCGAGGGCGGTGGCGGTGAGGGCCCCCACGAGGGTGAGGGCGATCGCGCGGCGTGTGGACTTCATTGTCTCTGCTCCTTGTCGGGCGGGTGTGCGGGTCGGGCGGGTGTCAGGCGGGGGTGGTGCCGGTCGCGTGGCCGGGCGGGGTGCGCCGGAGCCATGCGGCCGTGTCGGTGGGGAGCAGAGCGCCTGCGGCGCCCTGCTCGAGGTCGGCGCTCGTCAGGAGGACGTCGTACCCGGCGGGCAGCGGGACGGCGGGTCCGAGGTTGACGACGCACAGCACGTCGCCGCGCGTGAACGCGAGGAGGTCGCCGGTCGCGTCGGCCGTGCCGTTGCCCACGAGGACGTCGTCGGCCCACGCGAAGTCGCCGCGGAACGCGGGCTCGGTGCGGCGCAGAGCGAGGACCTGGCGGTAGAGGCTGAGCATCGAGGCGTCGTCGCC
Proteins encoded:
- a CDS encoding M48 family metallopeptidase — protein: MSTTLRAALSVLMLVGFYVVALAMVVGLGAATVWAFSEHAGPGAAKLGFLTVVVAVGLVVALWKVARAKPSPEPGVVLSPSDAPELWSTVRELADVAQTRVPDEIRLVADVNAAVSEETRLLGLVGGKRHLYIGVPLLQAMSVAQMRSILGHELGHYSQQHTRLGAVTYRGRSAIMATVQELSGNLVGWFLKQYAKLYVLVSAAVSRRQELEADQISVRVAGRSTAQSALREVPLVDTAWTFYERQYIGLGWENGYAPTSADVFGGFARILEARDAELASMREETPDEQHSRWDTHPAIGLRIAAMEKMPEGSVTVDERPASVLVPGFEERSAQVAGRALNIGTRTAVDWQTLTERSMPQTEQRHADLVYRGAARVAGQSSADLTTVLELVRTGRLVPLVREFVPEVAEPDAVEAFTPSIETLLGTAAVHSGVGTWRLSWSGPAQLVGPDGEPLPLEEIGRLALDPATVDDAVSRLSALGIDTARAVQVSTTATAHGAEILGGLANVKVDGAQHDVLVLDTGLVLRPCPKKSDGGKNRLIALLQSGEVADVAASNRYLAFEDIREATVVRAGPVRADLTLHDGTVVRVQETWSGERLTKDSDQAFLAGIYPYVKDEVPAG
- the hemQ gene encoding hydrogen peroxide-dependent heme synthase: MNDAHRVPVDHEQINDSIRYTMWSVFALAESLPADAAERTEMVEAALAAVGGGDDPAAVEGDLVVRGWYDLGGLRSDADLMVWWHGPTVESVQGAYQRLRASELGRHLEPVWSNAALHRPAEFNRGHVPAFLMHEEPGAYLCVYPFVRSYDWYLLPDAERRTMLRDHGLAARDYADVRANTVASFALGDYEWLLAFEAQELHRIVDLMRDLRATEARRHVREETPFFTGPRTTLIEWAGRQPLS
- a CDS encoding ferrochelatase, which encodes MPSYSPQTTAAGPGARTSTAPAAAAEVRPYDALLLYSFGGPNKPEDVVPFLRNVTVGKGIPDERLEEVGEHYYGFGGKSPINEQNLALKAALEEELADRGIDLPVVWGNRNWEPYTRDAVEQLAEVGAKRAVALVTSAFSSYSGCRQYREDLALTLDARGELGPDGSTGIQFDKVRSYFNHPGFAQANVDAVLEAYEALAAKGGDVREARLVFVTHSIPLTMEAASRISHATYSRQHLDLARVVAEEVSARLGHEVEWNLTFCSRSGPPAQPWLEPDVNDHLESLAADDVTNVVLSPIGFVSDHMEVAYDLDTEAMETATRLGITAVRAGTVGTRAPFVKGLVDLVLERAAIARDEKFTEAVVGELGPFRSVCAPDCCLRRDGEPSGIPALCSTDLHR
- a CDS encoding carbohydrate ABC transporter permease, which gives rise to MDGVADRGAVSVADWRRPSVRFGMGGTHVLLLVLLVVAGLGPMLLLAKFAVTPTQDILRTPMAVFPNGIAWDNLDKAWNEVQISKYFFNTIWLALGSWAVQMVVATTAGYALSVLRPRYGKVVQAAVLSTMFIPAVVLLVPLYLTILDPPLLGTSLINSFWAVWLPAGASAFNVLLVQRFFDNLPREVFEAARVDGAGPYRLFWSIVLPMSKPILGVVSVFAIIASWKDFLWPLLVLKDPLIQPLSVRLPAIAATTDKGVFLAALAISTIIPVLLFLVFQRTFLQGAGLGGAVKG
- a CDS encoding carbohydrate ABC transporter permease, encoding MVFMLPVIVIFGVFSWFPIVRALLMSVQETNLVDTQFVGLDNFRYVLADPLLWTAVKNTAYFAFLALLFGYPIPLVAAVLMSEVRRYKGLYSALAYLPVVVPPVVAVLLWKFFYDAGPHGVFNTILGWVGLGPYPWLQDATTAMPSLVLAATWAGAGGTIIIYLAALTSVPPELYDAAEVDGAGVWRKVWHVTMPQLRGVLFITLILQIIGTAQVFLEPYLFTGGGPANSTITILLLIYNYAFANSLGGNYGAATALSLMLALALAAFSALYFRLTRSWSTS
- a CDS encoding ABC transporter substrate-binding protein encodes the protein MKSTRRAIALTLVGALTATALAACSSSGSGDDESADGKTTLKVVSLLPGSEPEAIDAFNEQVKQFEDANPDIDVVPEEYEWKATTFAAQLAGGTLPDVFEIPFTDAKTLVENKQIADLDTQFRTLPYADKFNPAIIDAGTGPDGHVYAIPAKNVYGVGLHYNRALFESAGLDPDSPPTSWDQVREYAKKIADANPGVAGYAQMTQNNTGGWQLTVNTYSRGGRVQDVADDGTATESLDNDGTKEALEFLKTLRWEDNSMGSNFLLDWGTMNEAFAAGQVGMYTSGSDVYTSMVQSNGLDPATYGLTALPLDGGDAGVLTGGTLAAMPAKATDEKKAAAVKWIDFFYLNKLVDQDAAVKDAQTLVASDQPVGTPVLPMFSKEQYLENQEWIKDYINVPLNQMTGYTDTMFDLPLVGEPSQKTQEIYALMDPVVQAVLTDQNADIDKLLADANKQAQALLDQG